In Chanodichthys erythropterus isolate Z2021 chromosome 18, ASM2448905v1, whole genome shotgun sequence, the following are encoded in one genomic region:
- the luzp1 gene encoding leucine zipper protein 1: MTDTTNRHLRHKLQSLGRRLDELEEARGKLQKAEDELLDIQDKIIQAEGSNSSLLADVETMRKRLLRIEGKDEEVRKAEDLCRNVREKLDQEEKLTKDLKVEIERLQRRMTELEKLEEAFGKSKSDCTQLCLSLNEEKNLTKKLAAELDALKARVKEVDTSEARLDRAEKSLTAEMEKLKSLTQTFVNERKRLLERQREDEKIILKLNEKLERQKNKLGTADHSQFDSRDLRIEDEFSTGLTCKLARKKSFEYLKRSDDLDLRNESKNEKNSLEGQEDNKVKDLSQEVERLKNRLKQMELVEEDLKNMESKNAELIEKYQQERNRSQALHDEVEQMKMQLNGCSNSNGNSTINSTTKVLENGKAENEEINVRGGFRQEKPKILNRSPAASEPVTSKYKSRDASPQQRRETKLRNKDLCHSRESSPKTVRRTLSPAHNVRKGLKTGASSTASDNETKDGKKDKTIGSASSSAISESKKISVLSRYPPAANDQKSWKPSVKQNDSDSKRSQMEKLSRYPGVDSESNMSDRALISARAAILASPEKGLTESESLDQEASAMLSLSKANGSYTAYRSHVSPSVLSDHGSDGHSSASETESTGSRRSAGEQSDPLMSSTSGRTSSKYTRYSQLQESYSDGSSKGPFSEEQHRPLTVEEDTQETMHTTSGIEIRRVCSPREALRSKAVIKQAIVEIDRKEVMSGGISEPLTTSGKPKISTKPVLSSKMTSSITFYPNDPSSSRTSSRSSSLSSEPPSKERHTSTSNIVIGPSSEHRGSISIPYEISIPKSEITLRQSDTDVDFSEPHSYIENAPMESALLSQSSFSLQSSEASDLNNDIESGFESSSSNTTVTSWRSQRQNHHSYDNSLPEMRNITVRSTWRSRGAASVDESARAIRQDGSEDEGESTTTWRAYRATAVLDTPSNSSTVANFGSKPSPAEVYMRRINNAAPSVLEPGRRNKKTSSPERAIAHEPVSAQQLQPRGRKQPVSADDGESVPWRRQPTGDVDSYDRPGSRGAWSSRNRTADGSRSWSNRHLDN, translated from the exons ATGACAGACACAACAAATCGCCATCTGAGACACAAGTTGCAAAGCTTAGGACGACGTCTGGATGAGCTTGAAGAGGCCAGAGGAAAACTACAAAAAGCTGAAGATGAACTTCTTGACATTCAGGACAAAATCATTCAGGCTGAGGGGAGTAATTCCTCACTTCTTGCCGATGTGGAGACAATGCGAAAGAGATTGCTCAGAATTGAAGGCAAAGATGAAGAGGTCAGGAAAGCGGAGGATCTTTGTCGTAACGTTAGGGAGAAACTAGATCAGGAGGAGAAACTTACCAAGGATCTTAAAGTGGAGATTGAACGTCTTCAGCGCAGAATGACTGAACTTGAGAAGCTTGAAGAGGCTTTTGGTAAAAGCAAGTCAGACTGTACTCAGTTGTGCCTTAGTCTTAATGAGGAGAAAAACCTGACCAAAAAGCTTGCAGCAGAGCTTGATGCTTTGAAGGCACGTGTAAAGGAAGTGGATACCTCTGAAGCTCGACTGGACAGGGCAGAAAAATCCCTTACTGCAGAGATGGAGAAACTAAAGAGTCTCACTCAGACGTTTGTGAACGAACGCAAAAGACTTCTGGAAAGGCAGAGAGAGGATGAGAAAATCATACTCAAGCTGAACGAGAAGCTTGAACGTCAGAAAAACAAACTAGGCACAGCAGACCACAGCCAATTTGATTCTAGAGATCTTCGAATTGAGGATGAGTTCTCAACAGGCCTCACATGCAAACTGGCCAGGAAGAAGAGTTTTGAATACTTGAAGCGTTCAGATGACCTAGATTTGAGAAATGAGTCAAAGAATGAGAAAAATAGCTTAGAGGGGCAGGAAGACAATAAGGTTAAAGACCTCAGCCAGGAAGTGGAAAGATTGAAGAATCGTTTGAAGCAGATGGAGTTGGTGGAGGAGGACTTGAAGAACATGGAATCCAAGAATGCTGAACTGATAGAAAAGTACCAGCAGGAAAGGAACCGTAGTCAAGCTCTCCATGATGAGGTTGAGCAGATGAAAATGCAGCTCAACGGTTGTAGTAATAGTAATGGAAACTCTACAATTAACAGCACTACAAAGGTCCTGGAAAATGGCAAGGCAGAAAATGAGGAGATCAATGTACGAGGAGGCTTCAGACAGGAGAAACCTAAAATCCTAAATAGGAGTCCTGCTGCTTCCGAACCAGTCACCTCCAAGTACAAAAGCAGAGATGCGTCTCCTCAGCAGAGGCGAGAAACTAAGCTGAGGAACAAAGACCTTTGTCACTCCAGGGAAAGCTCCCCAAAGACTGTACGAAGGACTCTTAGTCCAGCACATAATGTCAGGAAAGGTTTGAAGACTGGTGCTTCCAGTACTGCTTCTGACAATGAGACAAAAGATGGCAAGAAAGACAAAACAATTGGAAGTGCCTCATCAAGTGCTATCAGTGAAAGCAAGAAAATTTCAGTCCTTAGTCGCTATCCTCCAGCTGCTAATGACCAAAAATCTTGGAAGCCATCAGTCAAGCAAAATGACAGTGATAGCAAGAGGAGTCAAATGGAAAAGTTGTCCAGGTATCCTGGAGTTGATAGTGAATCCAACATGTCTGATAGGGCATTAATATCAGCCAGAGCTGCTATCCTTGCTTCACCTGAGAAAGGACTAACTGAATCTGAGAGTTTAGATCAGGAGGCTTCTGCAATGTTGAGTCTGTCCAAGGCAAACGGATCCTATACTGCTTACAGGTCTCATGTATCGCCATCTGTTCTGAGCGATCATGGTTCTGATGGTCACTCCTCAGCCTCTGAAACAGAATCCACTGGCTCCAGGCGATCAGCAGGTGAGCAAAGTGACCCCCTGATGTCAAGTACAAGTGGAAGAACATCATCAAAGTACACCAGATACTCACAGCTGCAAGAATCTTACTCTGATGGTTCCTCAAAGGGCCCCTTTAGTGAGGAGCAACACAGGCCTCTTACAGTAGAAGAGGATACACAAGAGACTATGCATACTACCTCAGGTATTGAGATCCGCAGGGTATGCAGTCCTCGTGAAGCCCTCCGGTCAAAAGCTGTCATCAAGCAAGCCATTGTTGAGATTGACAGGAAGGAAGTGATGTCAGGGGGAATCTCAGAGCCTTTGACTACCAGTGGGAAGCCCAAGATCTCCACTAAACCAGTACTGAGTAGCAAGATGACTAGCAGTATCACCTTCTATCCCAATGACCCCAGCTCCTCTCGAACAAGCAGTCGGAGCAGTAGTTTATCAAGTGAGCCCCCTTCCAAGGAAAGGCACACTTCTACTAGTAATATTGTCATCGGCCCCAGCAGTGAGCATAGGGGTAGCATCTCTATACCTTACGAAATATCCATCCCTAAGAGTGAGATCACTCTGCGTCAAAGTGACACTGATGTTGACTTCTCTGAACCTCACAGTTACATTGAGAATGCTCCCATGGAGTCAGCCCTCCTGTCTCAAAGCAGCTTCAGCCTCCAGTCTTCAGAAGCTTCAGACTTAAATAATGACATTGAGTCTGGGTTTGAGAGCAGCAGTAGCAACACCACCGTGACCAGCTGGAGAAGCCAGAGACAAAACCACCACTCATATGATAACAGTCTGCCAGAAATGAGAAACATCACTGTCAGGAGCACTTGGAGGAGCCGTGGGGCAGCTTCTGTGGATGAATCTGCTCGAGCAATAAGGCAAGATGGTTCAGAGGATGAGGGTGAGTCTACAACCACCTGGAGAGCATATAGGGCAACTGCAGTGTTGGACACTCCATCAAACTCTAGCACTGTTGCTAACTTTGGAAGTAAACCAAGCCCAGCCGAGGTATACATGCGTAGGATCAACAATGCAGCACCGTCTGTCCTTGAGCCAGGACGAAGGAACAAAAAGACTTCTTCGCCAGAAAGAGCTATTGCACAtgagcctgtcagtgctcagcaACTTCAACCAAGAGGCCGTAAACAACCCGTT tctgcagATGATGGAGAAAGTGTTCCATGGCGAAGGCAGCCCACAGGTGACGTGGACTCGTACGATAGGCCTGGGAGTCGTGGAGCGTGGTCTAGCAGAAACCGCACAGCAGATGGAAGCCGGTCGTGGTCAAACCGACACCTGGACAATTAA